In Bacillus sp. SB49, a single window of DNA contains:
- a CDS encoding helix-turn-helix domain-containing protein has product MEKELLQQLKARYRLEDIVIVDKHTRTSVSEKTYTDSISEWVSLSLCMEEGTIRETGDRWVYNGEDVMVVLIGRHKYDEGAAASFLKEHEAWLKLLLHHTNEQKRKNALHVLTGVSHTLSSRMYEEGFLQIILDSVVDAVTAADSGFLFLYDEKIGKLLVEAAVGFRDSGYKKTRLKPGEGVSGRVFESGRASLLQGTGSIKEAMETMSAFNYEHYLEAAEERSIPESMLSVPLLFHKETIGVLTLDSFRDHPYLTEHDLHLVEALADHIAVVIMHARLYRQEKRQREALQQTHLALRKEHETMQRTTDFHHRLTNVAASGGGVQGIIQTMKTMVRYPFAVYDALLKPLFVDEEAGEKGLPDRFLSHDRVKKVIKMNKWQQIAHAGEQLVVLPITGPVSVWGFVCVWIDSADFFENDIVLFEYGTTVLSLELTKEDSIREAEQQAKGQLVEGILTGERDPVVEVQASNLGLYPADFYAMVLCHVDPDKMGEEMMTVNSRRQREEIGDALESVVTKLELNGIVSMNRSYVFAMISFPESEGKGSARQKMKALVHMLERSSAPLKAGVGRVHKNLFQLNKSYADAEKCIQVLKTKPSKNVMSFVDAGFYRFLLQNSEEDLSLYVSDFLGPLMRYDKEKNNDMLHTLITYVRFDKDLKKVTKELNIHHNTLYYRINRVQEILDVTFDRFDDWFNVQLACRVYEYLQIEERDVR; this is encoded by the coding sequence ATGGAAAAAGAACTATTGCAGCAACTGAAGGCAAGGTATCGGTTGGAGGATATCGTCATCGTCGATAAACATACAAGGACCAGTGTGTCTGAGAAAACATACACCGACTCTATTTCTGAATGGGTTTCCCTTTCCCTTTGTATGGAAGAAGGAACGATAAGGGAGACGGGAGATCGATGGGTATATAACGGGGAAGATGTGATGGTCGTTCTGATCGGGCGTCACAAGTATGATGAAGGGGCAGCTGCCTCTTTCCTGAAAGAGCATGAAGCATGGCTGAAGCTGCTTCTTCATCATACGAATGAACAGAAAAGGAAGAATGCGCTCCACGTATTGACCGGGGTCTCTCATACCCTCTCCTCGAGGATGTATGAGGAAGGGTTCCTGCAGATCATTTTGGATTCCGTGGTGGATGCTGTCACAGCGGCGGATTCCGGATTTCTGTTTCTTTATGATGAGAAAATCGGGAAACTCCTCGTGGAAGCAGCTGTCGGTTTTCGTGATTCCGGATATAAGAAGACGAGACTGAAGCCAGGAGAAGGTGTCAGCGGCCGTGTGTTTGAAAGCGGGAGAGCTTCGCTTCTGCAAGGTACAGGATCCATTAAGGAAGCAATGGAAACGATGTCCGCTTTTAATTACGAGCATTATCTGGAGGCGGCTGAGGAACGTTCCATACCAGAGAGCATGCTGTCGGTCCCGCTTTTGTTTCATAAGGAAACAATCGGTGTCCTCACGTTGGACAGTTTCAGGGACCATCCCTATCTGACAGAGCACGACCTCCACTTAGTGGAGGCGCTGGCGGATCATATCGCTGTTGTTATCATGCATGCACGGTTGTACCGTCAGGAGAAGAGGCAGCGGGAGGCCTTACAGCAGACCCATCTGGCGTTAAGGAAAGAACACGAAACGATGCAGCGTACAACGGATTTCCACCATCGTTTGACGAACGTAGCCGCCAGTGGAGGCGGAGTTCAAGGGATCATTCAAACGATGAAAACGATGGTCCGGTACCCTTTCGCCGTGTATGATGCGCTCCTTAAGCCGCTGTTCGTCGATGAGGAAGCGGGGGAGAAGGGACTCCCGGACAGGTTTCTCAGTCATGACAGGGTCAAGAAAGTTATTAAAATGAATAAATGGCAGCAGATTGCTCATGCAGGCGAGCAGCTCGTCGTTCTGCCGATCACGGGTCCGGTCTCTGTGTGGGGATTTGTCTGTGTGTGGATTGATTCTGCCGATTTCTTCGAGAATGATATCGTCTTATTTGAATACGGGACGACCGTTCTTTCCTTGGAATTAACGAAAGAGGATTCCATAAGGGAGGCGGAGCAGCAGGCGAAGGGACAGCTGGTAGAAGGAATTCTGACAGGGGAGCGTGATCCGGTGGTCGAAGTGCAGGCATCCAACCTTGGCCTCTATCCAGCCGATTTTTATGCGATGGTGCTCTGTCATGTCGATCCGGACAAGATGGGGGAAGAGATGATGACGGTCAATTCCAGGCGTCAGCGGGAAGAGATAGGGGACGCGCTCGAAAGTGTAGTAACGAAGCTTGAGTTGAACGGGATTGTTTCCATGAACCGCTCGTATGTTTTCGCTATGATCAGCTTTCCGGAATCAGAAGGTAAAGGGTCTGCGCGTCAGAAGATGAAGGCGCTTGTTCACATGCTGGAACGATCCTCCGCGCCGCTTAAAGCTGGTGTCGGCCGTGTCCATAAGAATCTTTTCCAATTGAATAAGTCCTATGCAGATGCGGAGAAGTGCATCCAGGTCTTAAAGACGAAGCCGTCGAAAAATGTGATGAGCTTCGTCGATGCAGGTTTCTATCGCTTTCTTCTTCAGAACAGTGAGGAAGACCTCTCTCTCTATGTATCTGACTTTCTTGGTCCTTTGATGAGGTATGACAAAGAAAAGAATAACGACATGCTGCACACATTGATCACCTATGTCCGGTTTGATAAAGACTTGAAGAAGGTGACCAAGGAGCTGAACATCCATCATAATACATTGTATTACCGCATCAACCGTGTTCAGGAAATTCTTGATGTGACCTTTGACCGGTTCGATGACTGGTTCAATGTCCAGTTGGCCTGCCGGGTCTATGAATATTTACAGATAGAAGAGAGGGACGTCCGATGA
- a CDS encoding amidohydrolase, producing the protein MIAICNVVLEPVRGKRETDATVLVEAGKIKQICTAKEADLGNYEQVIDGMGMILTPGFIDTHTHLGIDEEGIGWEGADFNETTEALTPHLRAIDGINPFDRGFFDAAEGGVTTAQVLPGSANVIGGITAIVKVKPGFILEDIIVRERAGLKMAFGENPKKYHGQQGRTPSTRMGIAGMIREQLVLAAEYLKSPSPRDLRKESLGEVLERRIPVCVHAHRADDIMTAIRIAEEFDLDLHLEHVTEGHRIVPALVKYKDRCKFSIGPTLSGRSKVELSGMSWDTYRALDEQGISFSIITDHPVVPVKQLKTSVKLAVEAGLDADTALESVTIRAAEVLGLQDQTGSIEVGKDADLVLWDKHPVKDGGTAVLTMAGGEITYQTRQPL; encoded by the coding sequence ATGATAGCCATTTGTAATGTCGTTTTGGAACCTGTAAGAGGAAAAAGAGAAACAGACGCGACCGTCCTTGTCGAGGCGGGGAAAATCAAACAGATCTGCACAGCAAAAGAAGCGGATCTCGGAAACTATGAACAAGTGATCGACGGCATGGGGATGATTCTGACCCCTGGTTTTATCGATACCCATACGCATCTTGGCATTGATGAAGAAGGTATTGGTTGGGAGGGGGCCGACTTCAACGAAACGACCGAAGCACTCACTCCCCACCTTCGAGCCATTGACGGCATCAACCCGTTCGACCGTGGATTTTTTGATGCGGCAGAAGGTGGTGTGACGACTGCACAGGTGCTTCCCGGTAGTGCCAACGTCATAGGTGGAATCACCGCGATTGTAAAAGTGAAGCCCGGGTTTATCCTTGAAGACATCATCGTTCGTGAGCGTGCCGGGTTAAAGATGGCATTCGGCGAAAATCCGAAGAAATATCATGGTCAGCAGGGACGCACGCCCTCGACACGAATGGGCATTGCCGGAATGATCCGGGAACAATTGGTGCTGGCCGCTGAATATCTGAAAAGTCCTTCCCCGAGAGATTTACGGAAGGAATCGCTTGGGGAAGTGCTGGAGCGTCGGATACCTGTCTGTGTTCATGCTCATCGGGCGGACGATATCATGACAGCCATACGAATTGCAGAAGAATTCGATCTTGACCTGCACCTGGAACACGTCACCGAAGGCCACCGGATTGTACCTGCATTGGTGAAATACAAGGATCGCTGCAAGTTTTCCATCGGACCGACACTTTCCGGGCGGAGTAAAGTCGAACTAAGCGGCATGTCATGGGATACGTATAGAGCCCTTGATGAACAGGGGATTTCTTTCTCTATCATCACCGATCATCCGGTCGTGCCGGTCAAGCAGCTGAAGACGTCCGTGAAGCTTGCGGTGGAAGCAGGCCTGGATGCGGATACAGCATTGGAGAGTGTAACGATCCGTGCTGCAGAAGTGCTTGGTCTGCAAGATCAAACCGGCAGTATCGAAGTCGGTAAGGATGCGGACCTCGTATTATGGGATAAGCACCCGGTGAAAGATGGCGGTACAGCTGTCCTGACGATGGCCGGTGGAGAAATCACCTATCAAACTCGTCAGCCTCTTTAG
- a CDS encoding sugar-binding transcriptional regulator: MEEREELKKLYQIARMYYEQDMTQSQIAKELGIYRTTISRMLKKIREKEIVQIRINYEAFHDIAVSEQLKERFGLKEVLLVPDKENQTKDQKRRAMGQACAKFLDRIVQAGDVVGFSWGTSLAAVAEELEPEKPQEEVICVPLIGGPDGKLASRYHANTIVYEAARKWKGDSTLIDVPAIAGNEELKSALAASGHFQEVKALWDRLTIAVVGIGSPAINQGDNWKAFYGGTLSAEMEEGEVAGDICSNFYDKRGRMMDTELLHRTISIDLQALHKTRYSIGVAESNEKVEAIKAALTAGHLNVLVTTEETAKALIREGE; this comes from the coding sequence ATGGAAGAGAGAGAAGAGTTGAAGAAACTCTACCAAATAGCTCGGATGTACTATGAACAGGACATGACGCAGAGTCAAATTGCCAAAGAACTAGGAATCTACCGGACGACCATCAGTCGGATGTTGAAAAAAATCAGAGAGAAAGAAATTGTCCAGATTCGTATCAACTATGAGGCTTTCCACGATATTGCGGTAAGCGAACAGTTGAAAGAAAGGTTTGGTCTGAAGGAAGTCCTTCTCGTCCCTGACAAGGAAAATCAAACCAAGGATCAGAAGCGGAGAGCGATGGGGCAGGCATGTGCGAAATTTCTTGACCGAATCGTTCAAGCCGGTGATGTCGTCGGTTTCTCGTGGGGGACTTCCCTTGCTGCGGTGGCCGAAGAGTTGGAGCCTGAAAAACCGCAGGAAGAAGTTATTTGCGTTCCGTTAATCGGAGGACCTGACGGGAAGCTTGCAAGTCGTTATCACGCGAATACCATCGTTTACGAAGCTGCCCGTAAATGGAAGGGGGATTCGACATTGATCGATGTCCCTGCTATTGCGGGCAATGAGGAATTAAAATCGGCACTGGCCGCTTCCGGACATTTTCAGGAAGTAAAAGCTTTATGGGACCGGCTGACGATAGCGGTTGTTGGAATAGGATCACCTGCGATCAATCAAGGCGATAATTGGAAAGCTTTCTACGGTGGAACATTATCTGCAGAGATGGAAGAGGGAGAAGTCGCAGGAGATATTTGTTCCAATTTCTATGACAAAAGAGGGCGGATGATGGACACGGAACTCCTGCACCGGACGATCTCTATTGACCTGCAAGCTCTTCATAAAACGAGGTATTCCATCGGAGTAGCGGAATCGAATGAAAAAGTGGAAGCGATCAAGGCGGCCTTGACAGCAGGGCATCTCAACGTTCTTGTCACGACAGAAGAGACAGCGAAGGCATTGATACGAGAAGGGGAGTAA
- the rpiA gene encoding ribose 5-phosphate isomerase A yields MDVKKQCAEEALTYIENGMTVGLGGGSTIKHLVTFLKDSGRSVKVVTPSWETKQHCVSEGLQVLPLSDVPSIDIAFDGCDQVDQQLHALKSGGGIHTEEKLVAYMADEYVLLVDESKFVPALTFEHPVVVEVLPQALPYVRRKLESFPVLQANIRMSEDKDGAVITENGNLLLDVYVDPDKADSGLEGRLKGLTGVIDTSLFTSVVTKALVAGPSGIREITIKGEN; encoded by the coding sequence ATGGATGTTAAGAAACAGTGTGCCGAAGAAGCTTTGACCTATATAGAAAACGGGATGACTGTCGGGCTGGGAGGTGGAAGCACGATAAAGCATCTCGTCACCTTTCTGAAAGACAGTGGTCGTTCTGTAAAGGTCGTAACACCCTCCTGGGAAACGAAACAGCATTGTGTGAGCGAAGGTCTGCAGGTACTTCCGTTGTCCGACGTCCCCTCTATCGATATAGCTTTCGACGGATGTGATCAAGTAGATCAGCAGCTGCATGCGCTTAAGAGCGGGGGCGGCATCCATACGGAAGAGAAGCTTGTCGCTTATATGGCAGATGAGTACGTGCTGCTTGTGGATGAGTCGAAGTTCGTTCCTGCGTTGACCTTCGAACATCCGGTGGTAGTGGAAGTACTCCCACAGGCTCTTCCTTACGTCCGCCGCAAATTGGAATCGTTCCCAGTGCTTCAGGCGAATATTCGGATGAGTGAAGATAAAGACGGGGCCGTCATAACGGAAAACGGGAACCTGCTGCTGGATGTCTACGTCGATCCGGATAAGGCAGATTCCGGTTTGGAAGGCCGGTTAAAAGGATTGACGGGTGTGATCGACACGTCCTTGTTCACCTCTGTTGTAACGAAAGCATTGGTGGCAGGACCGTCTGGGATAAGAGAGATCACTATAAAAGGAGAGAATTGA
- a CDS encoding Gfo/Idh/MocA family protein: protein MGQVNWGIVGPGGIAGDFAKAIKAVNGHIYGVWGRNMDKTRRFAEQEGVDHVYENTEDMYRDDQVDVVYIATPHSIHYSYIMDALKNGKHVLCEKAITMNGRQLKAIAELAEEKGLVVAEAMTIYHMPLYKKLREMIEEGKIGRINMVNVTFGSCKEDDPENRFFNPDLAGGGMLDIGTYALSFTRFFLSGQPTELHTTVKKHETGVDEQSGIVMKNDHDEMVVVSLAMRAKMPKRGIVAGDEGFITVDNFPRADKATITYTADGSVETVEAGVEADALQYEVEAMNDLILNKVDNWTLALSREVMDLMDDARQQWNLTYDFE from the coding sequence ATGGGACAAGTTAATTGGGGTATTGTCGGACCTGGAGGAATCGCTGGAGATTTCGCCAAAGCAATCAAAGCGGTGAATGGGCATATCTACGGTGTGTGGGGAAGAAATATGGACAAAACCCGCCGGTTCGCGGAACAAGAGGGCGTCGATCATGTCTATGAGAATACAGAGGATATGTACCGGGACGATCAAGTCGATGTCGTCTACATAGCGACACCGCACAGCATTCACTATTCTTACATCATGGATGCTTTGAAGAACGGCAAGCACGTTCTTTGTGAGAAGGCGATTACGATGAACGGCAGGCAGTTAAAAGCGATTGCGGAATTGGCAGAAGAGAAAGGATTGGTAGTAGCAGAAGCCATGACCATTTACCATATGCCGCTGTACAAGAAGCTCCGTGAAATGATCGAAGAAGGAAAAATCGGCAGGATCAATATGGTCAACGTGACGTTCGGAAGCTGTAAGGAAGATGATCCGGAAAACCGCTTCTTTAATCCGGATCTTGCCGGTGGGGGAATGCTTGATATCGGGACCTATGCTCTTTCCTTTACACGTTTCTTCCTCTCAGGGCAGCCGACGGAGCTGCATACTACGGTGAAGAAGCATGAGACAGGAGTAGACGAACAGTCTGGTATCGTCATGAAGAATGACCATGATGAGATGGTAGTCGTTTCCCTTGCGATGCGGGCAAAAATGCCGAAACGCGGCATTGTCGCCGGTGATGAAGGGTTTATTACGGTGGATAACTTCCCGAGAGCTGATAAAGCAACCATCACTTATACAGCCGACGGCTCTGTGGAAACAGTCGAAGCCGGAGTGGAAGCAGATGCGCTTCAATATGAAGTGGAGGCTATGAACGATTTGATCTTGAATAAAGTGGACAATTGGACGCTCGCTTTATCTCGAGAGGTTATGGATTTAATGGATGATGCCCGTCAACAGTGGAACCTAACGTACGATTTCGAATAA
- a CDS encoding VOC family protein: MTRGIDHIGMTVPSIEEATAFFQEAFGAEVSYDVQRPEQEPMAGDEVEKQLGLPEGTSIIHMRLLRIGDGPTLELFELGTEPDKEPLRISDIGIHHFAFYVDNIEQASERFEAAGGSLLSPPHSLDDEEDGPHNAGVYGKTPWGSLVELIKYPDGVDYPKGSEAPRWTPPKN, translated from the coding sequence ATGACAAGAGGAATCGACCATATAGGAATGACTGTGCCCAGTATAGAAGAGGCGACCGCCTTTTTCCAGGAAGCCTTTGGTGCCGAGGTCAGCTATGATGTGCAGCGCCCGGAACAAGAACCTATGGCAGGAGATGAAGTGGAGAAGCAGTTGGGACTGCCGGAGGGAACGTCCATTATTCATATGCGGTTATTGAGAATTGGCGACGGTCCTACGTTGGAGCTTTTTGAGCTGGGAACCGAACCGGATAAGGAACCATTGCGTATTTCAGATATAGGCATCCACCATTTCGCCTTCTATGTAGATAATATCGAACAAGCTTCTGAACGTTTTGAAGCGGCTGGAGGTTCTCTACTGTCCCCGCCCCATTCGTTGGATGATGAAGAGGACGGACCTCATAATGCAGGAGTGTATGGGAAAACGCCCTGGGGGAGCTTGGTCGAATTGATCAAGTATCCGGACGGGGTGGATTATCCAAAAGGAAGTGAAGCACCGCGCTGGACGCCGCCGAAAAACTAA
- a CDS encoding S1C family serine protease, which yields MGEKKQSLFKVIGLSLSAGVLGSALTLGITSYGDQAQDNGKDAVVESATQEAADVDVSTIASDSGKSTADIAEAASDAIVGVVNMTTQQSPFQASAETTEKGTGSGVIYKVTDDAAYIVTNNHVVEGASELKISLNDGSEVDAEVIGTDALTDIAVLKIDGDYDIKPLAFGDSDNVRAGDEVIAIGNPLGLDLSRTVTQGIISAKSRTITTSTSAGEWDLDVIQTDAAINPGNSGGALINSAGQLIGINSLKIASEEAEGLGFAIPSNDVKDLIADITDDGKVDRPYLGVGVVSIDQVPAYYTQTLPEDVKEGVIIGSIDEMSAAAKAGLKEEDVIVSIDDQQVTSSSDLRKYLYTDHKAGDKVSVKYYRDGQAQTVQVILSSQEES from the coding sequence ATGGGTGAAAAAAAGCAGTCACTATTTAAAGTAATCGGGTTATCACTATCCGCAGGTGTGCTTGGATCTGCGCTTACATTAGGAATTACGTCGTACGGGGATCAAGCACAGGATAATGGCAAAGATGCTGTAGTGGAAAGTGCGACGCAGGAGGCGGCGGATGTAGATGTGTCGACAATAGCTTCGGATTCCGGTAAATCCACGGCCGACATTGCGGAAGCAGCTTCGGATGCAATCGTCGGCGTCGTCAATATGACAACACAGCAAAGCCCGTTCCAGGCATCAGCAGAAACGACGGAAAAAGGAACAGGCTCCGGGGTCATCTATAAAGTGACGGATGATGCTGCCTATATCGTTACAAACAACCACGTGGTGGAGGGAGCGTCCGAATTGAAAATCTCCTTGAATGACGGCAGCGAAGTAGATGCCGAAGTAATCGGGACCGACGCTTTGACAGACATTGCCGTGCTGAAAATTGATGGAGACTATGATATTAAACCGCTTGCCTTCGGCGATTCAGATAATGTCCGGGCCGGTGATGAAGTCATTGCCATCGGTAACCCACTGGGACTCGACTTATCAAGAACCGTGACACAAGGAATTATCAGTGCCAAGAGTCGTACGATCACTACTTCCACGTCTGCCGGAGAGTGGGATCTTGACGTCATTCAGACCGACGCAGCCATTAACCCTGGAAACAGCGGTGGTGCATTGATCAACTCTGCAGGCCAGCTTATTGGAATCAACAGTCTGAAAATCGCCAGTGAAGAAGCGGAGGGCTTAGGGTTTGCCATCCCTAGTAATGATGTGAAGGATCTGATCGCTGACATTACAGATGATGGAAAGGTTGACCGCCCATATCTAGGTGTAGGGGTAGTGAGCATCGACCAAGTGCCTGCCTATTACACGCAGACACTGCCGGAAGATGTGAAAGAAGGGGTCATCATCGGTTCCATTGATGAAATGTCTGCTGCCGCAAAAGCAGGTTTGAAAGAAGAGGATGTCATCGTTTCGATTGATGATCAGCAGGTGACAAGCTCCAGTGATCTCCGTAAATATCTGTACACCGATCACAAAGCAGGAGATAAAGTGTCTGTGAAATACTATCGTGACGGCCAAGCGCAGACGGTACAGGTCATCCTGTCTTCGCAGGAAGAATCATAA
- a CDS encoding peptidylprolyl isomerase, translated as MNKKVMFGGIGALVVVALCILLSVNVGAKQEAVATVDGEEISKDDLYELLVSQYGDDALDSLVTSKIVEMEAEKNDIQVDQDKMKEEMETYYDQYGSKDDFLSALNENGVSLEDFQADLEEYLTLEKLLKDRVSITDEEKETYFEENKDSFNQPEQVTARHILTETKEEAQTVLDKYNDGEKFADLAEEYSTDEATKDSGGDLGTFGKGEMVDAFDDAAFSMEAGEVSDPVETEYGFHIIEVTDHTDAEEATYEDVKEEVTDALYDSKVNEEYTSWLDEKMEEYEIKNNL; from the coding sequence ATGAATAAAAAGGTTATGTTCGGAGGGATAGGAGCGCTGGTTGTTGTGGCGCTCTGTATCCTGCTCAGTGTGAATGTCGGGGCCAAACAGGAAGCTGTTGCCACAGTAGATGGAGAAGAGATTTCCAAAGATGATTTATATGAGTTGCTCGTCAGTCAATATGGAGACGACGCCCTTGATTCATTAGTAACAAGTAAAATAGTAGAGATGGAAGCAGAGAAGAATGATATCCAAGTGGATCAGGACAAGATGAAGGAAGAAATGGAGACGTATTACGATCAATATGGCAGCAAGGATGACTTCCTGAGCGCCCTCAATGAAAACGGGGTGTCCCTGGAGGATTTTCAAGCGGATTTGGAAGAATACCTGACGCTTGAGAAACTATTAAAAGACAGGGTCTCCATTACGGATGAAGAGAAGGAAACTTATTTTGAAGAGAATAAAGATAGTTTTAATCAGCCGGAGCAAGTGACGGCAAGGCATATTCTCACGGAAACGAAAGAAGAGGCACAAACGGTTCTAGATAAATATAATGACGGAGAGAAATTTGCTGATTTGGCAGAAGAGTATTCGACGGATGAGGCAACGAAAGATTCCGGCGGGGATCTCGGGACGTTTGGAAAAGGGGAAATGGTGGATGCATTTGACGATGCCGCCTTCTCCATGGAAGCAGGGGAAGTGAGCGACCCTGTGGAAACGGAATATGGGTTTCACATTATTGAAGTAACCGATCATACGGATGCCGAAGAAGCGACATATGAAGACGTAAAAGAAGAGGTTACGGACGCGTTATATGACTCTAAAGTTAATGAAGAATACACCTCCTGGCTTGATGAAAAGATGGAGGAATATGAAATAAAGAACAATCTTTAA